From Chlorogloeopsis sp. ULAP01, a single genomic window includes:
- a CDS encoding alpha/beta fold hydrolase: MPYANNQGIRIHYQVQGDGPPLTLHHGITQTWEDWQEKSYTKALSRDYQLILLDARGHGASDKPDDPAAYALPLRVGDVTAVLDDLNIRQAHFFGYSMGGWIGFGMAKYAPERLHSLIIGGAHPYEESMQPFREPMSKGMEGLVSFAEAMFGQWLTPAGKTRLISNDIEALMALAQDRDSIEDVLPTMTMPCLLFTGETDFRYAEIQECAKHMPNVTFVSFPECDHFAAMAKSDLVLPHITKFLEAVNQS; this comes from the coding sequence ATGCCCTATGCCAACAACCAAGGAATCCGTATTCACTACCAAGTGCAGGGAGACGGCCCACCGCTAACCCTCCATCACGGTATAACTCAAACCTGGGAGGATTGGCAAGAAAAGAGCTACACTAAAGCCCTAAGCCGCGACTATCAACTCATCTTGCTTGACGCTCGTGGGCATGGTGCTAGCGATAAGCCTGACGATCCCGCAGCTTATGCATTGCCGTTGAGAGTTGGGGATGTGACTGCGGTTTTAGACGATCTCAATATTCGTCAAGCCCACTTTTTTGGTTACTCGATGGGTGGATGGATAGGGTTTGGCATGGCTAAATATGCTCCAGAACGGTTGCACAGCCTCATTATCGGTGGTGCTCATCCCTATGAAGAAAGTATGCAGCCTTTCCGAGAGCCAATGAGCAAAGGGATGGAGGGTTTAGTTAGTTTTGCTGAGGCGATGTTCGGACAGTGGCTGACTCCTGCTGGTAAGACGCGGTTGATATCCAATGATATAGAGGCTTTGATGGCGCTTGCCCAGGATAGAGACTCTATAGAAGATGTTTTGCCAACCATGACAATGCCGTGTTTGTTGTTTACAGGTGAAACTGACTTCAGGTATGCCGAGATTCAGGAATGTGCCAAACATATGCCTAACGTAACATTCGTTTCTTTCCCTGAATGCGATCATTTTGCGGCGATGGCGAAAAGCGATTTGGTGCTTCCCCACATCACGAAATTTTTAGAAGCGGTGAACCAGAGTTAG
- a CDS encoding TetR/AcrR family transcriptional regulator, with the protein MRVFNSPPPSEAQTRSRILQAARRLFASQGFDGTTTRDLAQAAGVAEGTLFRHFPNKKAILVEVATQGWVEILTDLLTELSEMGSYKAVAQVMRRRMWNMQKNADLMRVCFMEAQFHPDLRDRIQSEVIAKMTDVAEAFFQTAMDKGVYRKMDANLVAKVFLGMFAVAGFSHNTLMEPDASPQTMQQMAEGLADIFLNGVLVRD; encoded by the coding sequence ATGCGTGTCTTTAACTCTCCTCCGCCATCCGAGGCACAAACGCGTAGTCGTATTTTACAAGCGGCACGACGCTTATTTGCCTCCCAAGGATTTGATGGTACCACCACCCGCGACTTAGCACAGGCAGCAGGCGTTGCGGAGGGGACGCTATTTCGTCATTTTCCCAATAAAAAGGCGATTTTAGTTGAGGTAGCAACTCAAGGATGGGTGGAGATTCTTACTGATTTACTGACAGAACTGAGTGAAATGGGCAGCTATAAAGCTGTAGCTCAGGTAATGCGCCGCCGGATGTGGAATATGCAAAAAAATGCCGATCTGATGCGAGTGTGTTTTATGGAAGCACAGTTTCATCCAGATTTACGCGATCGCATTCAGTCGGAAGTAATTGCCAAAATGACAGATGTTGCCGAAGCCTTCTTTCAAACTGCGATGGATAAAGGTGTTTATCGCAAAATGGATGCAAATTTGGTGGCAAAGGTATTCTTGGGAATGTTTGCAGTAGCAGGCTTCTCCCACAACACATTAATGGAACCAGATGCCTCTCCCCAAACAATGCAGCAAATGGCAGAAGGACTTGCTGATATTTTCCTCAACGGCGTATTGGTTAGGGACTAG
- a CDS encoding insulinase family protein, whose product MNQLDCIYPVKVKKTATRLIVVLLLVLTLSWGLIPEVAWARSQTPPATQSSIQPYLDRVIKQLTEFRLDNGMKFLVLEHHQAPVVSFLTYADVGGVDEPNGKTGVAHFLEHLAFKGTTRIGTIDYKAEKPLLDRLDQLAAQIKSAKAAGNKDEVAKLTAEFEKVEAQAAKLVRQNDLGRIVEQAGGVGLNANTSSEATRYFYSFPANKLELWMSLESERFLEPVFREFYKEKDVILEERRLRVENSPIGMMIEKFNDAAFTVHPYRRPVIGYDEDIRNLTTEDVQQFFDTHYVPSNLTIAVVGDVNPAEVKKLAQIYFGRYKAKPKADEQIPAEPKQTQTREVTLKLKSQPWYLEGYHRPAITHPDNAVYDIIGRLLSDGRTSRLYKSLVEQQRLALSAQGFSGFPGDKYPNLMLFYALTAPGHTVDEVAVALRKEIDSLRTEPVSASELDRVKTQARAELLRSLDSNMGMAQQLLEYEVKTGSWRNLFKQLNELEAVTAADVQRIAKATFTPQNRTIGKLLSQ is encoded by the coding sequence ATGAACCAGCTTGATTGCATATACCCAGTGAAAGTCAAAAAAACAGCTACTCGGCTCATCGTCGTGTTGCTTTTAGTACTAACTTTGAGCTGGGGATTGATACCAGAAGTTGCTTGGGCTAGAAGTCAAACTCCACCAGCTACTCAAAGTTCAATTCAACCCTATTTAGATCGGGTGATTAAGCAGTTAACGGAATTTCGCCTCGATAATGGGATGAAGTTTCTTGTTTTAGAACACCATCAAGCTCCAGTTGTTTCTTTTCTTACCTATGCTGATGTAGGTGGTGTAGACGAGCCAAATGGTAAAACCGGGGTAGCACACTTTCTAGAACATTTAGCTTTTAAAGGAACAACACGGATTGGTACAATAGACTACAAAGCAGAAAAGCCACTACTAGATAGGTTAGATCAGTTGGCTGCCCAAATTAAAAGCGCAAAAGCTGCTGGTAATAAAGATGAGGTTGCCAAATTAACGGCTGAATTTGAGAAAGTGGAAGCGCAAGCTGCCAAGCTAGTCAGGCAAAATGATTTGGGGCGGATTGTAGAACAGGCAGGAGGCGTAGGCTTAAATGCCAATACTTCTAGTGAAGCTACTCGCTATTTTTATAGCTTTCCTGCTAATAAGTTGGAATTGTGGATGTCACTGGAGTCGGAGCGATTTTTAGAACCTGTATTTCGGGAGTTTTATAAAGAAAAAGATGTGATTTTGGAGGAACGACGCCTGCGGGTAGAAAACTCACCCATTGGCATGATGATTGAAAAGTTTAATGATGCGGCATTCACCGTTCATCCTTATAGACGCCCGGTGATTGGTTACGACGAAGATATCCGCAATTTGACAACAGAAGATGTACAACAGTTTTTCGATACGCACTATGTACCGAGCAATTTAACTATCGCTGTTGTCGGAGATGTCAACCCTGCCGAAGTCAAAAAACTCGCACAAATTTACTTTGGGCGCTACAAAGCTAAACCAAAAGCTGATGAGCAGATCCCAGCAGAACCGAAGCAAACACAAACGCGAGAAGTAACTTTAAAGTTAAAGTCTCAACCTTGGTATTTGGAAGGCTATCACCGCCCAGCAATTACCCATCCAGATAATGCAGTTTATGACATTATCGGTAGATTGCTCAGTGACGGAAGAACATCACGGTTATATAAATCTTTAGTAGAACAACAGCGACTAGCACTTTCAGCACAGGGCTTTAGTGGGTTTCCAGGGGATAAGTATCCAAATCTGATGTTATTTTATGCTCTCACGGCTCCCGGTCACACAGTTGATGAAGTAGCAGTGGCTTTGCGCAAAGAAATTGATTCTTTGAGAACTGAGCCTGTGTCGGCGAGTGAGTTAGATCGAGTCAAAACACAAGCTAGGGCAGAATTATTGCGATCGCTTGATTCTAATATGGGCATGGCACAGCAGTTATTGGAGTATGAAGTAAAAACAGGCTCTTGGCGAAATTTGTTCAAACAGTTGAATGAATTAGAGGCTGTCACGGCTGCTGATGTTCAGCGAATAGCAAAGGCGACGTTTACGCCCCAAAACCGTACAATTGGCAAGCTGTTGTCGCAATAG